A genomic segment from Cyanobium sp. NIES-981 encodes:
- a CDS encoding trypsin-like peptidase domain-containing protein, with protein MRSVRALSLTVVSLLAPAQLAPAAWLPLPAAAQPRGALTGALSRESFVAAAVRRAGPAVVTIDTERTVLVPGSRGRSSASPLLNDPIFRQFFGLPQQRAVPPSQRTERGQGSGVIFHPDGLILTNAHVVEKTDKVTVGLQDGRRLEGTVVGLDRLTDMAVVRLAGAGPWPVAPLGDSDSLEVGEWAIAVGNPYGLDNTVTMGIISNLNRNAAKLGITDKRLDLIQTDAAINPGNSGGPLLNADGEVIGINTLVRQGPGAGLGFAIPINRAREIARQLLITGKVSHPMIGIGLDLVRPGDGSGLSRGVRVASVMANGPAERAGLRQGDVVIAAQGRDISQPSEVVAAVERAGVGGNLTLSINRQGQLLKVTLVPVQMGGA; from the coding sequence ATGAGGTCCGTACGTGCCCTGTCCCTGACGGTTGTCTCCCTGCTGGCTCCGGCCCAGCTGGCCCCCGCCGCCTGGCTGCCGCTCCCGGCCGCGGCCCAGCCCAGAGGCGCGCTGACAGGGGCCCTCAGCCGGGAGTCGTTCGTGGCCGCGGCGGTGCGCCGGGCCGGCCCCGCGGTCGTCACCATCGACACGGAGCGCACCGTGCTGGTGCCGGGATCCCGGGGCCGGTCCTCCGCCAGTCCCCTGCTCAACGATCCGATCTTCCGGCAGTTCTTCGGCCTGCCCCAGCAGCGCGCCGTGCCTCCCTCCCAGCGCACCGAACGGGGCCAGGGCAGTGGCGTGATCTTCCATCCCGATGGGCTGATTCTCACCAATGCCCACGTGGTGGAGAAGACCGACAAAGTGACCGTGGGACTGCAGGACGGCCGCCGGCTCGAGGGCACCGTGGTGGGGCTGGACCGGCTCACCGACATGGCGGTGGTGCGGCTGGCCGGAGCTGGCCCCTGGCCGGTGGCCCCCCTCGGAGACTCGGACTCCCTGGAGGTGGGGGAATGGGCCATCGCCGTCGGCAATCCCTATGGACTCGACAACACCGTGACCATGGGGATCATCAGCAACCTCAACCGGAACGCCGCCAAGCTGGGCATCACCGACAAGCGGTTGGATCTCATCCAGACCGATGCGGCCATCAATCCGGGCAATTCCGGAGGGCCCCTGCTCAATGCCGACGGCGAGGTGATCGGCATCAACACCCTCGTTCGTCAGGGTCCCGGCGCGGGACTGGGCTTTGCGATCCCGATCAACCGGGCCCGGGAGATCGCCCGTCAGCTGCTGATCACGGGCAAGGTGAGCCATCCGATGATCGGAATCGGGCTGGATCTGGTGCGGCCTGGCGACGGTTCCGGCTTGAGCCGGGGGGTGCGGGTGGCTTCCGTGATGGCCAATGGACCCGCGGAACGTGCTGGCCTGCGTCAGGGGGATGTGGTGATCGCCGCACAGGGGAGGGACATCTCCCAGCCCTCCGAGGTGGTGGCCGCGGTGGAGCGGGCGGGGGTGGGGGGCAACCTCACCCTCAGCATCAACCGCCAGGGTCAGCTGCTGAAGGTGACCCTGGTGCCTGTGCAGATGGGCGGAGCCTGA
- the hrpB gene encoding ATP-dependent helicase HrpB, which yields MQRLPIDSLLERIQRVLQVPGATLLLQAPPGAGKTTRVPGAALAALQRAQDTAGGVWMVEPRRLAARAAAERLAQERGEAVGQQVGYSVRLERRVSAATRIEVLTGGLFLRRLQADPGLSGVGCLILDEFHERHADTDLALALVRQARDLLTPELRLVVMSATLELEALAAQLPEATVLRSEGRSHPVAVEHQPPRPAERLEQQVVRALETHWLGDGEPQDTTLVFLPGQREIQGCARAIGATSWAGSVDWVGLHGNLPLAQQSQAIAPARPGRGKVVLATSIAESSLTIAGVRLVIDAGLSRRNRFDPASGMDGLVTVPASLASADQRAGRAGRLGPGTCVRLWSPADQRRRPAHDTPALQEADPLPLALQLAWWGDPLGEQLAWLDPPRPAALAEARQLLAQLEALDATGTLTAHGRRLAELGLPPRLGHMLLVAKRWGAEDLASELAVLLSERDPLERSEAGGDLLARLDWLRRQPAGHPLRRLQAQWLQRSGERERGPARAVTGPGSDSDWAARLVASAYPERVALARREGRGRYLMRNGRGAVLHPDDPLLGAEALAIASADGGDQNARIQLAVAMEREQLRRLAEEHGCRRAEARWDADAARVRCEQRLQLDALVLETRPWPDAGGAAVIAALLEGLRQKGIGALPWTPPVRQLQHRLQLAHRHLGPPWPDRSDSHLASELDAWLGPHLEGCRSLEDVGKLNLSEALWQGLDWTLRLELERLLPERLPVPTGRLVRIDYSTGEPVLAVKLQELFGAAQGPAVLNGRLPVTLHLLTPAGRPAAITQDLAGFWAGSYREVRRELRGRYPKHPWPEDAANASPTALTHARQGQRSARLRSVRMQG from the coding sequence ATGCAGCGGCTGCCGATCGACAGCCTGCTGGAGCGGATCCAAAGGGTGCTGCAGGTCCCCGGCGCCACGCTGCTCCTGCAGGCTCCGCCCGGGGCAGGCAAGACCACGCGGGTGCCGGGCGCAGCCCTGGCCGCCCTCCAGAGGGCGCAGGACACTGCCGGCGGCGTCTGGATGGTCGAACCGAGGCGTCTGGCGGCACGCGCCGCCGCGGAGCGGCTGGCCCAGGAACGCGGGGAGGCGGTGGGGCAGCAGGTGGGCTACAGCGTTCGCCTGGAGCGGCGCGTCAGCGCCGCCACCCGGATCGAGGTGCTCACGGGCGGGCTGTTCCTGCGGCGGCTCCAGGCCGATCCTGGCCTGAGCGGGGTGGGCTGCCTGATTCTGGATGAATTCCACGAGCGGCACGCCGACACCGACCTGGCCCTTGCCCTGGTGCGCCAGGCCCGCGACCTGCTGACGCCGGAGCTGCGGCTGGTGGTGATGTCGGCCACGCTGGAGCTGGAGGCCCTGGCCGCCCAGCTCCCCGAGGCCACCGTGCTGCGCAGCGAGGGGCGCAGCCATCCGGTGGCCGTGGAGCACCAGCCGCCCCGGCCCGCCGAACGCCTGGAGCAGCAGGTGGTGCGGGCCCTGGAGACCCACTGGCTCGGGGACGGTGAGCCGCAGGACACCACCCTGGTGTTTCTGCCGGGCCAGCGGGAGATCCAGGGCTGCGCGCGGGCGATCGGCGCCACGTCCTGGGCCGGCTCGGTCGACTGGGTGGGGCTGCATGGCAACCTGCCGCTGGCCCAGCAGAGCCAGGCGATCGCCCCCGCCCGCCCTGGCCGGGGCAAGGTGGTGCTGGCCACCTCCATCGCCGAAAGCTCCCTCACGATCGCAGGCGTGCGCCTGGTGATTGATGCGGGGCTCAGCCGGCGCAACCGCTTTGACCCCGCCAGCGGCATGGACGGCCTGGTGACCGTGCCGGCGAGCCTGGCCAGCGCCGACCAACGGGCCGGTCGCGCAGGCCGGCTGGGACCGGGCACCTGCGTGCGGCTCTGGTCACCGGCGGACCAGCGGCGACGCCCTGCCCACGACACCCCGGCCCTGCAGGAAGCCGATCCGCTGCCGCTGGCCCTCCAGCTGGCCTGGTGGGGCGATCCCCTCGGTGAGCAGCTCGCCTGGCTGGACCCCCCACGCCCTGCGGCCCTGGCCGAGGCACGGCAGCTGCTGGCGCAACTGGAAGCCCTCGATGCCACGGGGACGCTGACCGCCCACGGCCGCCGTCTGGCGGAGCTGGGCCTGCCGCCAAGGCTGGGCCACATGCTGCTGGTGGCGAAACGCTGGGGTGCGGAGGACCTGGCCAGTGAACTCGCTGTGCTGCTGAGTGAGCGGGACCCGCTGGAGCGCAGCGAAGCCGGCGGCGATCTTCTGGCCCGGCTCGACTGGCTGCGGCGGCAGCCCGCGGGACACCCCCTGCGCCGGCTGCAGGCCCAGTGGCTGCAGCGCAGCGGAGAGCGGGAGCGGGGCCCGGCCCGTGCGGTGACAGGACCTGGCTCCGACAGCGACTGGGCCGCCCGACTGGTGGCTTCTGCCTACCCGGAGCGGGTGGCGCTGGCCCGCCGGGAGGGGCGGGGGCGGTATCTGATGCGCAATGGTCGTGGCGCTGTGCTGCATCCGGATGACCCGTTGCTGGGGGCCGAAGCCCTGGCCATCGCCAGCGCCGACGGGGGCGATCAGAACGCCCGCATCCAGCTGGCGGTGGCCATGGAGCGGGAACAGCTGCGCCGCCTGGCCGAGGAGCATGGATGCCGCCGTGCCGAGGCCCGCTGGGATGCCGATGCCGCTCGGGTGCGCTGCGAACAGCGTCTCCAGCTCGATGCCCTGGTGCTGGAGACGCGCCCCTGGCCCGATGCCGGAGGCGCTGCTGTGATCGCGGCGCTGCTGGAGGGCCTGCGGCAGAAGGGGATCGGGGCCCTGCCGTGGACGCCGCCGGTCCGCCAGCTGCAGCACCGTCTCCAGCTCGCCCATCGTCATCTCGGACCTCCCTGGCCCGACCGCAGCGACAGCCACCTCGCCTCGGAGCTGGACGCTTGGCTGGGTCCGCACCTGGAGGGATGCCGCAGCCTGGAGGACGTGGGCAAGCTCAACCTGAGCGAAGCCCTGTGGCAGGGCCTCGACTGGACGCTGCGCCTGGAGCTGGAGCGGCTGCTGCCCGAACGGCTGCCCGTGCCCACCGGCCGCCTGGTGCGGATCGACTACAGCACGGGCGAGCCGGTGCTGGCCGTGAAGCTGCAGGAGCTGTTCGGCGCGGCACAGGGGCCGGCGGTGCTGAACGGGCGCCTGCCGGTGACGCTGCATCTGCTGACGCCGGCCGGGCGCCCGGCGGCGATCACCCAGGACCTGGCGGGCTTCTGGGCGGGCAGCTACCGGGAGGTGCGCCGGGAACTGCGGGGCCGCTACCCCAAGCATCCCTGGCCGGAAGACGCCGCCAACGCCAGCCCCACCGCCCTGACCCACGCCCGGCAGGGCCAACGGTCCGCCAGACTGCGGTCCGTTCGGATGCAGGGATGA
- the xseA gene encoding exodeoxyribonuclease VII large subunit, whose product MPALRATGDRTLTAPPGTNGLPRYSVSDLNAALGGLIERGFAPRFLLEATVSRPQLKKGHLWMTLVDEQASISAVVWASQRQKLTVEPAEGDGVVVVGKLNFWAARASLCVQVLDLRPSLSSVMRRFERVYGELVAEGLFEASRKRALPQAPGRIALLTSAPSSALADMLRTAAERWPATRVLVVPIPVQGAVEAQICGALQGLFSRCRSEGIEAVVLARGGGSREDLAVFDGAELARVLAQAPVPVVSGIGHEDDTTIADLVADYRAATPTAALVALLPEREAVRHGLQQTRRHLMQLVALRLQSERQQLGRFQERLRQLQPHDLLLQRRQSLEQARALLRALSPEQVLQRGFALIRSPDGQVVRSVAALQPEGLVSLVLADGQAEARVREIQPGPTRPSAES is encoded by the coding sequence ATGCCTGCACTCCGAGCCACCGGTGATCGAACCCTCACTGCCCCACCCGGCACCAATGGCCTGCCCCGCTACAGCGTCAGCGACCTGAATGCGGCGCTGGGCGGACTGATCGAACGGGGCTTCGCGCCGCGCTTTCTCCTGGAAGCCACCGTGAGCCGTCCCCAGCTCAAGAAAGGCCACCTCTGGATGACGCTGGTGGATGAGCAGGCCTCCATCTCAGCCGTGGTCTGGGCCTCCCAGCGCCAGAAACTCACCGTCGAACCCGCCGAAGGCGATGGCGTGGTGGTGGTGGGCAAGCTGAATTTCTGGGCCGCCAGGGCCTCGCTGTGCGTGCAGGTGCTCGATCTGAGGCCCAGCCTCAGCAGCGTGATGCGCCGATTCGAGCGGGTGTATGGCGAGCTGGTGGCGGAGGGGCTGTTCGAGGCAAGCCGCAAGCGGGCCCTGCCACAGGCGCCAGGCCGGATCGCCCTGCTCACCAGCGCACCGAGTTCGGCCCTGGCGGACATGCTGCGCACCGCGGCAGAGCGCTGGCCCGCCACCCGCGTGCTGGTGGTGCCCATCCCCGTGCAGGGTGCCGTGGAGGCCCAGATCTGTGGGGCCCTGCAAGGGCTGTTCAGCCGCTGCCGCAGCGAGGGCATCGAGGCTGTGGTGCTCGCCCGGGGCGGTGGCAGCCGGGAAGACCTCGCCGTGTTCGACGGCGCCGAGCTGGCACGCGTTCTGGCCCAGGCTCCGGTGCCTGTGGTGAGCGGCATCGGCCACGAAGACGACACCACCATCGCCGACCTGGTGGCGGACTACCGGGCCGCGACCCCCACCGCTGCCCTGGTGGCCCTCCTGCCCGAGCGTGAGGCCGTGCGCCACGGTCTGCAGCAGACCCGGCGCCACCTCATGCAGCTGGTGGCCCTGCGCCTGCAGTCCGAACGGCAGCAGCTCGGCCGGTTTCAGGAGCGGCTGCGTCAACTGCAGCCTCACGATCTGCTGCTGCAGCGGCGCCAGAGCCTGGAGCAGGCCCGAGCCCTGCTGCGTGCGCTCTCCCCGGAGCAGGTGCTGCAGCGCGGCTTCGCCCTGATCCGCTCCCCCGATGGCCAGGTGGTGCGCTCCGTCGCCGCCCTGCAGCCGGAGGGGTTGGTGAGCCTCGTGCTGGCCGACGGCCAGGCCGAAGCCCGGGTGCGCGAGATTCAGCCGGGACCAACCCGACCCTCGGCAGAGAGCTGA
- a CDS encoding DUF2973 domain-containing protein, translating into MNALLSQLFPILYGACFLVLLWQAFRVMGQGFKAVPRPGDGVAPGSSSRPSGPAQAEAQDRTGRLTIHPELLDAEGQLTREDLLTVRFSGDNERPSFPGEAG; encoded by the coding sequence ATGAACGCCCTTCTTTCCCAGCTTTTCCCGATCCTTTACGGCGCCTGCTTCCTGGTGCTGCTCTGGCAGGCCTTCCGGGTGATGGGGCAGGGTTTCAAGGCCGTGCCCCGGCCCGGTGACGGCGTTGCACCCGGCAGCTCCAGCCGTCCGAGCGGGCCGGCCCAGGCCGAAGCCCAGGACCGCACCGGCCGCCTCACCATCCACCCCGAGCTGCTCGACGCGGAAGGCCAGCTCACCCGGGAAGATCTGCTCACGGTGCGCTTCAGCGGCGACAACGAGCGACCCAGCTTCCCCGGGGAGGCCGGCTGA
- a CDS encoding ABC-F family ATP-binding cassette domain-containing protein yields the protein MLRLERIGKIYPTGEVLRDVTWEVKPGDRIGLVGVNGAGKSTQLKIIAGLEEPSSGQVVRQGEPRIAYLQQEFDVDPRRTVREELFQAFGEAAEVLERQHQVEQAMAGERAATDPDHLDELIHELGRLHSRFEALHGYELDARIDKLLPTIGFSPEGAEQPVGDYSGGWQMRIALGKILLQQPDLLLLDEPTNHLDVETIQWLEGYLIEQSAAQVVISHDRTFLDRVCTQIVETERGVSRTYLGNYSQHLEQKALEREATQAAFERQQKELSAQQAYIDRFRASATRSTQAKSREKLLEKVERVEAPIEGVGGPRFHFPAAPRSGRLVAEIADLSHSYGEQILFLGAHLEVERGDRIAFVGPNGAGKSTLLRLVMGMEQPLEGRAGLGEHNVIAGYFEQNQAEALDLSKTVIDTIFEVVPDWTQTQVRSLLGSFCFSNESVFKEAGKLSGGEKARLALALMLLKPCNLLVLDEPTNHLDIPAKQMLEDALIAYEGAALLVSHDRYFISRVANRIVELRDGELVLYRGDYAYYLEKKEEEAELARQEAEAEARAAKTAANREKQRARDAARKAKAA from the coding sequence GTGCTCCGCCTCGAACGCATCGGCAAGATCTATCCCACCGGGGAGGTGCTGCGCGATGTCACCTGGGAGGTGAAGCCGGGCGACCGCATCGGCCTGGTGGGGGTGAACGGGGCCGGCAAGTCGACCCAGCTGAAGATCATCGCCGGCCTGGAGGAGCCCAGCAGCGGCCAGGTGGTGAGGCAGGGCGAGCCGCGCATCGCCTACCTCCAGCAGGAATTCGATGTGGACCCGCGCCGCACGGTGCGCGAGGAGCTGTTCCAGGCCTTCGGAGAGGCGGCCGAGGTGCTGGAGCGCCAGCACCAGGTGGAGCAGGCCATGGCCGGCGAGCGGGCCGCCACCGACCCCGACCACCTCGACGAGCTGATCCACGAACTGGGCCGCCTGCACAGCCGCTTCGAGGCCCTGCACGGCTACGAGCTCGATGCCCGCATCGACAAGCTGCTGCCCACGATCGGCTTCTCGCCGGAGGGCGCCGAGCAGCCGGTGGGCGACTACTCCGGTGGCTGGCAGATGCGCATCGCCCTGGGCAAGATCCTGCTGCAGCAACCCGATCTGCTGCTGCTGGACGAACCCACCAACCACCTGGATGTGGAGACGATCCAGTGGCTCGAGGGCTACCTGATCGAGCAGAGCGCCGCCCAGGTGGTGATCAGCCACGACCGCACCTTCCTGGACCGGGTCTGCACCCAGATCGTGGAAACCGAACGGGGAGTGTCGCGCACCTACCTGGGTAACTACAGCCAGCACCTGGAGCAGAAGGCGCTGGAGCGGGAGGCCACCCAGGCCGCCTTCGAGCGCCAGCAGAAGGAGCTCTCCGCCCAGCAGGCCTACATCGACCGCTTCCGGGCCAGCGCCACCCGCTCGACCCAGGCCAAGAGCCGCGAGAAGCTGCTGGAGAAGGTGGAGCGGGTGGAGGCGCCGATCGAGGGCGTCGGCGGCCCCCGGTTCCACTTCCCCGCGGCGCCGCGCTCGGGCCGGCTGGTGGCCGAGATCGCCGACCTCAGCCACAGCTACGGCGAGCAGATCCTGTTCCTGGGGGCCCACCTGGAGGTGGAGCGGGGCGACCGCATCGCCTTCGTGGGCCCCAACGGCGCCGGCAAATCCACTCTGCTGCGCCTGGTGATGGGCATGGAGCAGCCCCTGGAGGGCCGGGCCGGCCTGGGGGAGCACAACGTGATCGCCGGCTACTTCGAGCAGAACCAGGCCGAGGCCCTCGACCTCTCCAAGACAGTGATCGACACGATCTTCGAGGTGGTGCCGGACTGGACCCAGACCCAGGTGCGCTCGCTGCTGGGCAGCTTCTGCTTCTCCAACGAGAGCGTGTTCAAGGAGGCCGGCAAGCTCTCGGGCGGGGAGAAGGCCCGGCTGGCCCTGGCCCTGATGCTGCTGAAGCCCTGCAACCTGCTGGTGCTGGATGAGCCCACCAACCACCTCGACATCCCGGCCAAGCAGATGCTCGAAGACGCCCTGATCGCCTACGAAGGGGCCGCGCTGCTGGTGAGCCACGACCGCTACTTCATCTCCCGGGTGGCGAACCGCATCGTGGAGCTGCGGGACGGCGAACTGGTGCTCTACCGCGGTGACTACGCCTACTACCTCGAGAAGAAGGAGGAGGAGGCCGAGCTGGCCAGGCAGGAGGCGGAGGCGGAGGCCCGGGCCGCGAAGACCGCCGCCAACCGCGAGAAACAGCGTGCCCGCGACGCGGCCCGCAAGGCGAAGGCGGCCTGA